One window from the genome of Blastopirellula retiformator encodes:
- a CDS encoding acyltransferase, which produces MTAIESNPTKSSDATDPRRPSIAKTRDWRSDLLKGISIVGVVSIHAGMPAANVLRFCVPVFVAIWAYYYELGLARRSEASRYVGSRFLQLLIPYAFWTSIYLLLFHSFSEWRTTPIYTIVGGWLGGFGWAGQYFFIVLFQLTWLFPAIRRLVTPTTLGIVLIAGALGNAATNYWLFENRLVVAVHDRLFIYWLPYVFLGTSLARGYPRRLPALLIVTALAILATPWEYAKLLATNHPFSPYLLMTVSISSFTLLIAAGARSPDTNATAGDPEPRLASPICYLGRNSMPIYVGHLLVLTLLSYVVATPEGLALSIVYRAALIGIAIAGSVWIGWLLRKVGLSILVGK; this is translated from the coding sequence ATGACCGCAATCGAGTCGAATCCCACGAAGTCGAGCGACGCTACCGATCCACGCCGCCCCAGTATTGCCAAAACTCGTGATTGGCGTTCGGACTTGCTTAAGGGAATTTCGATTGTCGGCGTCGTCAGCATTCACGCTGGTATGCCAGCGGCAAACGTACTTCGCTTTTGCGTTCCGGTATTTGTGGCGATCTGGGCCTACTACTACGAACTTGGTTTGGCTCGCCGATCGGAGGCCTCGCGATACGTTGGCTCGCGATTTCTCCAACTGCTGATTCCCTATGCATTCTGGACCAGCATCTACCTGCTGCTTTTCCACTCGTTTTCGGAATGGCGAACCACGCCAATCTACACGATCGTCGGCGGCTGGCTCGGCGGCTTCGGCTGGGCAGGGCAGTATTTTTTTATAGTTCTTTTTCAACTAACCTGGCTTTTCCCAGCGATTCGCCGCTTGGTGACTCCCACAACGCTGGGGATCGTGTTGATCGCAGGTGCCCTGGGAAATGCGGCGACCAACTATTGGCTATTTGAGAATCGTCTTGTCGTGGCCGTTCACGACCGATTATTCATCTACTGGTTGCCCTACGTCTTCCTGGGCACTTCGCTAGCGCGAGGCTATCCGCGACGCCTGCCTGCGCTCTTGATCGTCACGGCACTAGCGATTCTGGCGACCCCTTGGGAGTATGCCAAACTGCTGGCGACGAATCATCCCTTTTCGCCTTACCTACTGATGACGGTATCGATCAGTTCCTTCACGCTGCTCATTGCCGCAGGCGCCCGTTCGCCCGACACAAACGCTACAGCAGGCGATCCAGAACCAAGACTCGCTTCGCCGATTTGCTATCTTGGCCGCAACAGCATGCCGATTTACGTGGGGCACCTGTTGGTCCTTACCCTGTTGTCGTACGTCGTTGCGACGCCAGAAGGCTTAGCTCTTTCCATCGTTTATCGCGCAGCGCTGATCGGCATCGCGATTGCCGGAAGCGTCTGGATTGGATGGCTGCTACGGAAGGTCGGCCTGAGCATTCTTGTCGGGAAGTAG
- a CDS encoding class I SAM-dependent methyltransferase, with amino-acid sequence MSAAATEYDVVRRAELSRGGSSQAILHMVGRELDRRSISGGFLLDVGCGTGALGQVVGDKFDRYAGADVVRHEGFPTDAQFHLVDVDQGGVPLPDESVDVVASVETVEHVENPRQLMRELVRLAKPGGWIVVTTPNQLSLLSKMTLLLRNEFNAFRAGSYPAHITALLEVDLRRMATELKLTDIEIAFTHNGRIVGTAWHYPQAISRLFPRAMSDNILLMARKPTSNEVVGQASD; translated from the coding sequence ATGAGCGCCGCCGCCACAGAATATGACGTCGTTCGCCGAGCCGAGTTATCTCGCGGGGGGAGCAGCCAGGCGATTTTGCACATGGTAGGCCGAGAACTCGATCGCCGTTCGATCTCCGGCGGCTTTCTGCTGGACGTCGGTTGCGGGACCGGAGCGCTGGGCCAAGTCGTCGGCGACAAGTTCGACCGGTATGCTGGCGCCGATGTCGTGCGTCACGAAGGTTTTCCGACGGATGCCCAGTTCCACTTGGTCGACGTCGACCAAGGGGGCGTTCCGCTGCCGGACGAATCGGTCGATGTCGTCGCGTCGGTCGAAACGGTCGAACATGTCGAGAACCCGCGGCAACTGATGCGCGAACTGGTTCGCCTGGCGAAGCCCGGCGGCTGGATCGTCGTCACAACTCCCAACCAACTGAGCCTGCTCAGCAAGATGACCCTGCTATTGCGAAATGAGTTCAACGCATTTCGCGCCGGCTCTTATCCGGCCCACATCACCGCACTCTTGGAAGTCGACTTGCGCCGGATGGCGACCGAGTTAAAGCTAACCGACATCGAAATCGCCTTCACCCACAACGGCCGAATTGTAGGGACCGCCTGGCATTATCCTCAGGCGATCTCGCGGCTGTTTCCGCGGGCGATGTCGGACAATATCTTGCTGATGGCTCGCAAACCGACAAGCAACGAAGTGGTAGGTCAGGCCTCGGACTGA
- a CDS encoding redoxin family protein: MAISKPYATLSLAAALAAATTGTLLGATPTVEQALQLTPLQDVEYEVPTADEIPKCSIRAEKINGATGWVVYGPAGEKMRQFVDSNGDNKVDMWAYYNNGIEVYRDLDTDFNSKADQYRWLATGGSRWGFDNNEDGVIDRWEIISPEEVSAEIVAAIRDKDVKRFQALLLTDAEAKELGLGKEKAAELLGSLNAAANDFNKWAGAQTAVKKGTKWVHFGATRPGIVPAGADGATMDLLVYENVAAVVETAGEHSQIDIGTLVKLGNSWKVIAAPRTAALAENASQGFFFQASFAARRPDMEGAPGRPAVNAEMQKLLDELEGLDEKQAMATTAAARQDLTKKRVALMEELAAASGEGESRDNWVRQMADVISAGVQTGEYPDGMTKLIALSKATAKAEPGSAVASYVEFRRMSADYTSQLQDPNANFTKVQDGWLESLEGFVKAYPKSDDAAEAMLQLAIANEFAGEEDKAKAWYAQIHDDFPGTPIARKADGSLRRLNSVGKTIQVAGKTLGGKQVNLAALKGRVVLVHFWATWCEPCKQDQLVLRQLQAKYGRKGFELIGVSLDSDKSELTKYMAQARLTWPQIYEDGGLDSPLATDLGVLTLPTMFLVGADGKVISRNIHVSQLDSELGKLLK; encoded by the coding sequence ATGGCGATATCCAAGCCTTACGCCACCCTTTCGTTGGCCGCCGCCCTGGCCGCCGCTACGACTGGGACGCTGCTAGGGGCGACCCCCACCGTCGAACAAGCCCTGCAGCTGACGCCGTTGCAAGATGTTGAATACGAAGTTCCCACCGCCGACGAGATTCCGAAGTGCTCCATCCGGGCCGAAAAGATCAACGGCGCCACCGGCTGGGTCGTCTACGGTCCGGCGGGCGAAAAGATGCGGCAGTTCGTCGACTCCAACGGCGACAACAAAGTCGACATGTGGGCCTACTACAACAACGGCATCGAGGTCTACCGCGATCTCGACACCGACTTCAACAGCAAAGCCGATCAATATCGTTGGCTGGCGACCGGCGGATCTCGCTGGGGTTTTGACAATAACGAAGATGGCGTGATCGACCGCTGGGAGATCATCTCTCCGGAAGAAGTCTCGGCTGAAATCGTCGCCGCCATCCGCGACAAAGACGTCAAACGCTTTCAGGCCCTGCTGCTGACCGACGCCGAAGCGAAAGAGCTGGGCCTCGGCAAAGAGAAAGCGGCCGAACTGCTGGGCTCGCTCAACGCCGCCGCCAACGACTTCAACAAATGGGCCGGCGCCCAGACCGCGGTGAAGAAAGGGACCAAGTGGGTTCACTTCGGCGCGACTCGGCCTGGCATCGTTCCGGCCGGCGCCGACGGCGCCACGATGGACCTGTTGGTCTATGAGAACGTCGCTGCAGTGGTCGAAACGGCCGGCGAGCATAGCCAGATCGACATCGGCACGCTCGTCAAACTTGGCAACTCGTGGAAGGTGATCGCCGCTCCGCGGACCGCCGCGCTGGCCGAGAATGCCTCGCAAGGGTTCTTCTTCCAAGCGTCGTTCGCTGCTCGTCGGCCTGACATGGAAGGCGCCCCGGGGCGTCCGGCCGTCAACGCCGAAATGCAGAAGTTGCTGGATGAACTGGAAGGACTCGACGAAAAGCAGGCGATGGCCACCACCGCCGCCGCTCGCCAAGACCTGACCAAGAAGCGGGTCGCGCTGATGGAAGAACTGGCCGCCGCCAGCGGCGAAGGGGAATCGCGCGATAACTGGGTTCGCCAGATGGCCGACGTTATCAGCGCCGGCGTGCAGACGGGCGAATATCCCGATGGCATGACCAAGCTGATCGCCCTATCGAAGGCGACCGCCAAAGCGGAGCCGGGCAGCGCTGTCGCATCGTATGTCGAATTCCGCCGGATGAGCGCTGACTACACGTCGCAGCTGCAAGATCCCAACGCCAACTTCACCAAGGTGCAAGATGGTTGGCTCGAAAGCCTGGAAGGGTTCGTCAAAGCGTATCCCAAGAGCGACGACGCCGCCGAGGCGATGTTGCAATTGGCGATCGCTAACGAATTCGCGGGCGAAGAAGACAAGGCGAAAGCCTGGTACGCGCAGATCCATGACGACTTCCCCGGCACGCCGATCGCTCGCAAGGCGGACGGCTCGCTCCGCCGCTTGAACTCGGTCGGCAAAACGATCCAAGTCGCCGGCAAAACGCTCGGCGGCAAGCAGGTCAACCTGGCGGCGCTGAAAGGCCGCGTCGTGCTGGTGCACTTCTGGGCGACCTGGTGCGAACCGTGCAAGCAAGACCAGCTGGTCTTGCGTCAGCTGCAAGCCAAGTATGGTCGCAAAGGCTTTGAGCTGATCGGCGTGAGCCTCGACTCGGACAAGTCGGAGCTGACCAAGTACATGGCCCAGGCTCGTCTAACCTGGCCGCAAATCTACGAAGATGGCGGCCTCGACAGCCCGCTGGCGACCGACCTGGGCGTGCTGACCCTGCCGACGATGTTTTTGGTCGGCGCCGATGGAAAAGTGATCAGCCGCAACATCCACGTCAGCCAATTGGATAGCGAACTGGGTAAGTTGCTGAAGTAG